In Musa acuminata AAA Group cultivar baxijiao chromosome BXJ2-10, Cavendish_Baxijiao_AAA, whole genome shotgun sequence, a genomic segment contains:
- the LOC135624906 gene encoding DNA glycosylase/AP lyase ROS1-like isoform X2, with the protein MEFNRGVPLQQQQKDFKIPSSWFPATPAKPVPTQRHFVPDNDQQNPKSTASNCLETVQVSTGTCGGGLFQETAFQGTAFPRSSSSAGSSHNARPSMMTFNAAGGGWRWNPCSNPIELNDDTTASRNPFFALLLQSQIGEGQETPVHPNQLSLNAMMLRNPSLSNEKIITTGVTDAMPSPLTPETMEKNKFLQECLHQEVTGFVQERVTGGNTLENESEKWQPPVVKKVYPSFLNLTVPSSSEHVVLTSSDLIIPSSSEFALPYQVMPSEQVQNEVRAVVVTEQDAQPLNIEKHNLEIQGVDFNRTPQQKPKRKKHRPKVIKEGKPTRTPKPRTPKLVTPEVAKMKEEGSTGKRKYVRKKIVLSSSDASSSILVDNVVLDGTNRGKSVRRRLNFDSESMGARDACPGTAIAFKHCAQSQTLDSCLHSTMQPDLQSQAMIENPGSGMTIDLSGSIMVLKGRKRDNNVVQDVPIWDYREFMHTVGGFSQLSESHRMSDHDLFLPTRSKKKRTGNKQDGFTSDTSEGESRHVSTWRANHRVVDNTPMALEEQQTLEHILAFDKIEKQRLDVKVQSHELDSVCSIIDAICTTPLKQSDCTHTGIYQVSSPMKPHRGNDCQKDEIFKTENSKDAHVISTSNEIKPKRHAKKEEATVANTQSLSTDQVGLQGQKIGSCNFDYSLVQKIPDFRVLIPGDCNENISHTNISYQCQNGSSFHNSVAYNLMSGALEPFGDPLDDIIEKLRHIALDEIHEDTREKAKNAIVPYDGGGVIVPYKGEFELAKKRRRRPKVDLDAETFRVWNLLMGTGGNDSVVENDSEKEKNWEEERNVFHGRVDSFIARMHLVQGDRRFSKWKGSVVDSVVGVFLTQNVSDHLSSSAFMALAARFPSKSSRNNAKPHEEKRRTCTEVQEGCTASLKYSSKLQDHMLSKESCCVNSHVIMGENESSTSNESFGYNTRGDSADCSRKCVDMHEAVVGCKSPNNSLDITVAMMRSKGLTKAEDRWALNDVASLRNYIITSQNPSENQVLTTDQIELNSLSNFQVEDIMTGSMPNCVGSSSSFTKLLQMAEKILPENFQDGICQCTDNVSEKKTSLLDPSCNLGMSTSPAMPYCFNKSSRSELVDMGSATVASHECRLNYSLMINANGDKIFDSTGDSSAVTTAEVIVQQKLAFIPRNKLEDDSASISKCLLQPVTSSEAEACTRKQFFCHSDFQKQEKEASISNSITQTYTHVKNQDTIEIQQRENAKFQTECTGIIQAQMQNFVTQQNIQNFYNKQRNQLEVSDEVKTILEDEACNLQIVSDETTKVELKEKKIKDNTERKGAYDWDILRKNIHQNGTRKERTRDTLDSLDWEAVRCAEVNEISETIRERGMNNKLAARIKDFLNRLVKDHGSIDLEWLKEIEPDQAKDYLLSIRGLGLKSVECVRLLTLQHLAFPVDTNVGRICVRLGWVPLQPLPESLQLHLLELYPMLETIQKYLWPRLCKLDQRTLYELHYQMITFGKVFCTKSKPNCNACPMRAECKHFASAFASARLALPGPEEKNLVISTMPLASEINCTTDLQMLQLPQFEVNRNPKEINCYSSCEPVVEEPSTPEAEEITTEESAIEDIIYENPDEIPEIKLNFEEFTQNLQYYMQGQYLKANGGDISKALMVRNPEAASIPMPKLKNVSRLRTEHHVYELPDSHPLLEGLYQREPDDPSSYLLAIWSPGETAQSTEPPEAFCNSQEMGKLCDRKTCFACNSIREAEAQTVRGTILQ; encoded by the exons ATGGAGTTCAATCGAGGAGTTCCTCTTCAGCAGCAGCAGAAAGATTTCAAGATTCCGTCTTCTTGGTTTCCCGCTACGCCTGCGAAGCCAGTTCCCACGCAAAGACACTTCGTCCCTGACAATGACCAGCAGAACCCTAAATCAACCGCGTCAAACTGTCTCGAAACCGTGCAGGTTTCCACGGGGACTTGTGGTGGCGGGCTCTTCCAAGAGACCGCTTTCCAGGGTACAGCGTTCCCCCGCTCCAGCTCTTCTGCTGGTAGCAGTCACAACGCCAGACCGAGCATGATGACATTCAATGCTGCAGGAGGAGGATGGAGATGGAATCCTTGCTCGAACCCTATAGAATTAAACGATGATACAACTGCGAGCAGGAACCCGTTTTTCGCACTCCTTTTGCAATCACAGATCGGTGAAGGCCAAGAAACGcctgttcatccaaatcaattgtCATTGAACGCGATGATGCTCCGAAATCCAAGCCTTTCCAATG AGAAAATAATAACCACGGGTGTGACTGATGCAATGCCATCTCCATTGACACCTGAAACTATGGAGAAGAACAAGTTCTTACAAGAATGTCTTCACCAAGAAGTGACCGGTTTTGTACAGGAAAGAGTTACAGGAGGAAACACATTGGAGAACGAGTCAGAGAAATGGCAACCTCCAGTAGTGAAGAAGGTGTATCCAAGCTTCTTGAACCTCACCGTGCCATCATCTTCTGAGCATGTAGTATTGACTTCTTCAGACTTGATAATACCATCGTCATCAGAGTTTGCCCTGCCATATCAAGTCATGCCCTCTGAACAAGTGCAAAATGAAGTGAGAGCAGTTGTTGTTACAGAGCAAGATGCTCAGCCACTGAATATTGAGAAGCACAACCTAGAAATTCAAGGTGTAGATTTCAATAGAACCCCACAGCAGAAACCCAAAAGGAAAAAGCACAGGCCCAaggtcatcaaagaaggcaagccaACCCGAACACCAAAACCAAGAACTCCTAAGCTTGTGACACCTGAGGTGGCAAAGATGAAAGAAGAAGGTTCAACTGGTAAGAGGAAGTATGTGCGTAAAAAAATTGTACTAAGTTCGTCTGATGCCTCATCCAGCATATTAGTGGATAATGTTGTGCTTGATGGTACAAACAGGGGAAAATCAGTCAGACGACGTCTGAACTTTGATTCGGAATCAATGGGAGCAAGAGATGCTTGTCCAGGAACAGCCATAGCATTCAAGCATTGTGCGCAATCTCAAACTCTTGATTCATGTCTTCATTCCACCATGCAGCCTGATCTGCAATCTCAAGCAATGATAGAGAACCCAGGGAGTGGAATGACAATTGATCTCAGTGGCTCAATTATGGTACTAAAAGGGAGAAAAAGAGATAATAATGTTGTCCAAGATGTTCCAATTTGGGATTACAGGGAATTCATGCATACCGTTGGTGGGTTCAGCCAACTAAGTGAAAGCCATAGAATGAGCGACCATGACCTATTCTTACCTACAAGGTCCAAGAAGAAGAGAACAGGAAACAAGCAGGATGGGTTTACATCAGATACTTCAGAAGGGGAGTCCAGGCACGTCAGCACTTGGAGAGCAAACCACAGAGTGGTGGATAATACTCCAATGGCCCTCGAGGAACAGCAAACTTTGGAACATATATTAGCATTTGATAAAATAGAAAAACAGAGATTAGATGTAAAAGTTCAGAGCCATGAATTAGACTCTGTATGTTCCATTATTGATGCCATCTGTACAACTCCTCTGAAGCAATCTGATTGCACTCATACAGGCATTTACCAAGTATCGAGTCCAATGAAGCCACATAGAGGAAATGATTGTCAGAAAGATGAGATTTTTAAGACTGAAAATTCCAAGGATGCCCATGTTATAAGCACCAGCAATGAGATAAAACCAAAAAGGCACGCAAAGAAGGAAGAAGCTACGGTGGCCAATACCCAGTCCTTGAGTACTGACCAAGTAGGTCTGCAAGGACAAAAGATAGGTTCATGTAATTTTGACTATTCTCTAGTACAGAAGATTCCTGATTTTAGAGTATTAATTCCAGGAGATTGCAATGAGAATATTTCTCATACCAATATTAGTTATCAATGTCAAAATGGCAGCAGTTTTCATAATTCAGTTGCTTACAACTTAATGTCAGGAGCATTAGAACCATTTGGAGATCCTCTGGATGATATAATTGAAAAGCTTAGACATATAGCTTTAGATGAGATCCACGAGGATACTAGGGAAAAAGCTAAAAATGCTATTGTTCCTTATGATGGAGGTGGTGTAATAGTTCCATATAAGGGAGAATTTGAGCTTGCCAAGAAACGACGCCGTCGCCCCAAGGTTGATCTGGATGCAGAAACATTTAGAGTATGGAATCTTTTGATGGGAACAGGAGGTAATGATAGCGTGGTGGAAAATGatagtgaaaaggagaagaattgGGAAGAAGAAAGGAATGTTTTCCATGGACGTGTAGATTCATTCATTGCTCGGATGCATCTAGTCCAAG GAGATAGGCGTTTTTCCAAGTGGAAAGGATCGGTTGTTGACTCAGTTGTTGGTGTTTTtcttacacaaaatgtttcagaTCATCTCTCAAG CTCTGCCTTCATGGCACTTGCTGCAAGATTTCCTTCAAAATCGAGTAGAAACAATGCAAAACCTCACGAGGAAAAGCGACGCACATGTACGGAAGTTCAAGAAGGGTGCACTGCATCCCTCAAATACTCCAGCAAATTGCAAGATCATATGTTGAGCAAAGAGTCATGTTGCGTAAATTCTCACGTGataatgggagaaaatgaaagctCTACCAGTAATGAATCATTTGGTTACAACACTAGAGGTGACAGTGCTGACTGTTCCAGAAAATGTGTTGACATGCATGAAGCAGTAGTTGGTTGTAAATCACCTAATAACAGCTTAGATATCACAGTTGCAATGATGAGAAGTAAAGGCTTAACAAAAGCTGAAGATAGATGGGCATTGAATGATGTGGCTTCATTAAGAAACTATATCATTACATCTCAAAACCCCTCAGAAAACCAAGTTCTGACAACTGACCAGATTGAATTAAACTCGCTTTCAAACTTCCAAGTAGAAGATATAATGACTGGAAGTATGCCCAACTGTGTAGGTTCTTCGAGTTCATTCACAAAGCTTTTGCAGATGGCAGAGAAAATTCTACCAGAAaattttcaagatggaatttgccAATGTACAGATAATGTTTCAGAAAAGAAAACATCACTCTTAGATCCATCATGCAACCTAGGCATGTCAACTTCTCCTGCTATGCCTTATTGTTTCAACAAATCCTCAAGATCTGAATTGGTGGATATGGGGAGTGCAACTGTAGCAAGTCATGAATGCAGATTAAATTATTCTTTGATGATAAATGCAAATGGAGACAAAATATTTGATTCTACAGGTGATTCTTCAGCAGTCACAACAGCTGAAGTTATTGTTCAGCAGAAGTTGGCATTCATTCCCAGAAATAAACTTGAAGATGATTCTGCATCAATAAGCAAGTGTCTTTTGCAGCCAGTTACAAGCTCAGAAGCAGAAGCATGCACTAGAAAGCAATTTTTTTGTCATAGTGACTTTCAGAAACAGGAAAAAGAGGCCTCAATAAGCAACTCCATTACACAGACGTACACACATGTAAAAAATCAGGATACAATCGAAATACAGCAAAGAGAAAATGCAAAGTTTCAGACTGAATGCACTGGTATAATTCAAGCTCAAATGCAGAATTTTGTTACTCAGCAAAATATTCAGAACTTTTATAACAAACAAAGAAATCAATTGGAAGTATCTGATGAAGTCAAAACAATTTTAGAGGATGAGGCATGCAATTTGCAGATAGTTTCAGATGAAACAACAAAAGTTGAattgaaagagaaaaaaataaaagataatactGAAAGAAAGGGAGCCTATGACTGGGACATCCTGAGAAAAAACATTCATCAAAATGGCACCAGAAAAGAGAGAACTAGGGACACATTGGACTCACTTGATTGGGAAGCAGTAAGGTGTGCAGAGGTAAATGAGATATCTGAAACCATTAGAGAGCGAGGAATGAACAACAAGCTAGCAGCGCGGATCAAG GATTTTCTCAATAGACTGGTGAAAGATCATGGTAGCATTGACCTTGAATGGTTAAAGGAAATTGAACCGGACCAAGCAAA GGACTACCTCCTGAGCATACGAGGACTGGGACTTAAAAGTGTTGAATGTGTGCGCCTTTTAACTCTCCAGCATCTGGCCTTCCCA GTTGACACAAATGTTGGCCGAATATGTGTGAGACTGGGATGGGTTCCACTACAACCCTTGCCTGAGTCGCTACAGTTGCATTTATTAGAGCT ATATCCCATGTTGGAGACCATTCAGAAGTACCTTTGGCCTCGCCTATGTAAGCTTGACCAGCGAACTTT GTATGAGCTACACTATCAAATGATTACATTCGGAAAG GTTTTTTGTACAAAAAGCAAGCCAAACTGCAACGCTTGTCCAATGAGGGCAGAGTGCAAACATTTTGCAAGTGCATTTGCCAG CGCAAGATTAGCACTTCCAGGACCAGAGGAGAAAAATTTAGTGATTTCAACGATGCCTCTTGCCTCAGAAATCAATTGTACAACAGATTTGCAAATGCTGCAGCTACCTCAATTTGAGGTCAATAGAAACCCAAAGGAAATAAATTGCTACAGTAGTTGTGAGCCTGTTGTTGAAGAACCATCAACGCCTGAAGCTGAAGAAATAACAACAGAAGAAAGTGCAATTGAAGATATCATTTATGAAAATCCTGATGAAATTCCTGAAATTAAGCTAAATTTTGAAGAGTTCACACAAAACCTACAGTATTACATGCAAGGACAATATTTGAAAGCTAATGGTGGTGATATATCAAAAGCTTTAATGGTAAGAAATCCAGAAGCCGCTTCTATTCCGATGCCAAAGCTCAAGAATGTCAGCCGCCTACGAACAGAGCACCATGT ATATGAACTTCCAGATTCACACCCTTTGTTGGAAGGA TTGTATCAAAGAGAACCTGACGATCCATCATCGTATCTCCTGGCTATATGGAGCCCAG GTGAGACGGCACAATCAACTGAACCACCAGAGGCATTCTGCAACTCCCAAGAAATGGGCAAGTTATGTGACAGGAAAACTTGTTTTGCTTGCAATAGCATACGAGAAGCAGAGGCACAAACAGTTAGGGGGACTATTTTG CAATGA
- the LOC135624906 gene encoding DNA glycosylase/AP lyase ROS1-like isoform X1, with product MEFNRGVPLQQQQKDFKIPSSWFPATPAKPVPTQRHFVPDNDQQNPKSTASNCLETVQVSTGTCGGGLFQETAFQGTAFPRSSSSAGSSHNARPSMMTFNAAGGGWRWNPCSNPIELNDDTTASRNPFFALLLQSQIGEGQETPVHPNQLSLNAMMLRNPSLSNEKIITTGVTDAMPSPLTPETMEKNKFLQECLHQEVTGFVQERVTGGNTLENESEKWQPPVVKKVYPSFLNLTVPSSSEHVVLTSSDLIIPSSSEFALPYQVMPSEQVQNEVRAVVVTEQDAQPLNIEKHNLEIQGVDFNRTPQQKPKRKKHRPKVIKEGKPTRTPKPRTPKLVTPEVAKMKEEGSTGKRKYVRKKIVLSSSDASSSILVDNVVLDGTNRGKSVRRRLNFDSESMGARDACPGTAIAFKHCAQSQTLDSCLHSTMQPDLQSQAMIENPGSGMTIDLSGSIMVLKGRKRDNNVVQDVPIWDYREFMHTVGGFSQLSESHRMSDHDLFLPTRSKKKRTGNKQDGFTSDTSEGESRHVSTWRANHRVVDNTPMALEEQQTLEHILAFDKIEKQRLDVKVQSHELDSVCSIIDAICTTPLKQSDCTHTGIYQVSSPMKPHRGNDCQKDEIFKTENSKDAHVISTSNEIKPKRHAKKEEATVANTQSLSTDQVGLQGQKIGSCNFDYSLVQKIPDFRVLIPGDCNENISHTNISYQCQNGSSFHNSVAYNLMSGALEPFGDPLDDIIEKLRHIALDEIHEDTREKAKNAIVPYDGGGVIVPYKGEFELAKKRRRRPKVDLDAETFRVWNLLMGTGGNDSVVENDSEKEKNWEEERNVFHGRVDSFIARMHLVQGDRRFSKWKGSVVDSVVGVFLTQNVSDHLSSSAFMALAARFPSKSSRNNAKPHEEKRRTCTEVQEGCTASLKYSSKLQDHMLSKESCCVNSHVIMGENESSTSNESFGYNTRGDSADCSRKCVDMHEAVVGCKSPNNSLDITVAMMRSKGLTKAEDRWALNDVASLRNYIITSQNPSENQVLTTDQIELNSLSNFQVEDIMTGSMPNCVGSSSSFTKLLQMAEKILPENFQDGICQCTDNVSEKKTSLLDPSCNLGMSTSPAMPYCFNKSSRSELVDMGSATVASHECRLNYSLMINANGDKIFDSTGDSSAVTTAEVIVQQKLAFIPRNKLEDDSASISKCLLQPVTSSEAEACTRKQFFCHSDFQKQEKEASISNSITQTYTHVKNQDTIEIQQRENAKFQTECTGIIQAQMQNFVTQQNIQNFYNKQRNQLEVSDEVKTILEDEACNLQIVSDETTKVELKEKKIKDNTERKGAYDWDILRKNIHQNGTRKERTRDTLDSLDWEAVRCAEVNEISETIRERGMNNKLAARIKDFLNRLVKDHGSIDLEWLKEIEPDQAKDYLLSIRGLGLKSVECVRLLTLQHLAFPVDTNVGRICVRLGWVPLQPLPESLQLHLLELYPMLETIQKYLWPRLCKLDQRTLYELHYQMITFGKVFCTKSKPNCNACPMRAECKHFASAFASARLALPGPEEKNLVISTMPLASEINCTTDLQMLQLPQFEVNRNPKEINCYSSCEPVVEEPSTPEAEEITTEESAIEDIIYENPDEIPEIKLNFEEFTQNLQYYMQGQYLKANGGDISKALMVRNPEAASIPMPKLKNVSRLRTEHHVYELPDSHPLLEGLYQREPDDPSSYLLAIWSPGETAQSTEPPEAFCNSQEMGKLCDRKTCFACNSIREAEAQTVRGTILIPCRTAMRGSFPLNGTYFQVNEVFADHDTSCNPIDVPREWIWNLPRRTVYFGTSVPTIFKGLTTQEIQQCFWRGFVCVRGFDQRTRAPKPLYARFHFPASKAPRNKKIAAAEARKE from the exons ATGGAGTTCAATCGAGGAGTTCCTCTTCAGCAGCAGCAGAAAGATTTCAAGATTCCGTCTTCTTGGTTTCCCGCTACGCCTGCGAAGCCAGTTCCCACGCAAAGACACTTCGTCCCTGACAATGACCAGCAGAACCCTAAATCAACCGCGTCAAACTGTCTCGAAACCGTGCAGGTTTCCACGGGGACTTGTGGTGGCGGGCTCTTCCAAGAGACCGCTTTCCAGGGTACAGCGTTCCCCCGCTCCAGCTCTTCTGCTGGTAGCAGTCACAACGCCAGACCGAGCATGATGACATTCAATGCTGCAGGAGGAGGATGGAGATGGAATCCTTGCTCGAACCCTATAGAATTAAACGATGATACAACTGCGAGCAGGAACCCGTTTTTCGCACTCCTTTTGCAATCACAGATCGGTGAAGGCCAAGAAACGcctgttcatccaaatcaattgtCATTGAACGCGATGATGCTCCGAAATCCAAGCCTTTCCAATG AGAAAATAATAACCACGGGTGTGACTGATGCAATGCCATCTCCATTGACACCTGAAACTATGGAGAAGAACAAGTTCTTACAAGAATGTCTTCACCAAGAAGTGACCGGTTTTGTACAGGAAAGAGTTACAGGAGGAAACACATTGGAGAACGAGTCAGAGAAATGGCAACCTCCAGTAGTGAAGAAGGTGTATCCAAGCTTCTTGAACCTCACCGTGCCATCATCTTCTGAGCATGTAGTATTGACTTCTTCAGACTTGATAATACCATCGTCATCAGAGTTTGCCCTGCCATATCAAGTCATGCCCTCTGAACAAGTGCAAAATGAAGTGAGAGCAGTTGTTGTTACAGAGCAAGATGCTCAGCCACTGAATATTGAGAAGCACAACCTAGAAATTCAAGGTGTAGATTTCAATAGAACCCCACAGCAGAAACCCAAAAGGAAAAAGCACAGGCCCAaggtcatcaaagaaggcaagccaACCCGAACACCAAAACCAAGAACTCCTAAGCTTGTGACACCTGAGGTGGCAAAGATGAAAGAAGAAGGTTCAACTGGTAAGAGGAAGTATGTGCGTAAAAAAATTGTACTAAGTTCGTCTGATGCCTCATCCAGCATATTAGTGGATAATGTTGTGCTTGATGGTACAAACAGGGGAAAATCAGTCAGACGACGTCTGAACTTTGATTCGGAATCAATGGGAGCAAGAGATGCTTGTCCAGGAACAGCCATAGCATTCAAGCATTGTGCGCAATCTCAAACTCTTGATTCATGTCTTCATTCCACCATGCAGCCTGATCTGCAATCTCAAGCAATGATAGAGAACCCAGGGAGTGGAATGACAATTGATCTCAGTGGCTCAATTATGGTACTAAAAGGGAGAAAAAGAGATAATAATGTTGTCCAAGATGTTCCAATTTGGGATTACAGGGAATTCATGCATACCGTTGGTGGGTTCAGCCAACTAAGTGAAAGCCATAGAATGAGCGACCATGACCTATTCTTACCTACAAGGTCCAAGAAGAAGAGAACAGGAAACAAGCAGGATGGGTTTACATCAGATACTTCAGAAGGGGAGTCCAGGCACGTCAGCACTTGGAGAGCAAACCACAGAGTGGTGGATAATACTCCAATGGCCCTCGAGGAACAGCAAACTTTGGAACATATATTAGCATTTGATAAAATAGAAAAACAGAGATTAGATGTAAAAGTTCAGAGCCATGAATTAGACTCTGTATGTTCCATTATTGATGCCATCTGTACAACTCCTCTGAAGCAATCTGATTGCACTCATACAGGCATTTACCAAGTATCGAGTCCAATGAAGCCACATAGAGGAAATGATTGTCAGAAAGATGAGATTTTTAAGACTGAAAATTCCAAGGATGCCCATGTTATAAGCACCAGCAATGAGATAAAACCAAAAAGGCACGCAAAGAAGGAAGAAGCTACGGTGGCCAATACCCAGTCCTTGAGTACTGACCAAGTAGGTCTGCAAGGACAAAAGATAGGTTCATGTAATTTTGACTATTCTCTAGTACAGAAGATTCCTGATTTTAGAGTATTAATTCCAGGAGATTGCAATGAGAATATTTCTCATACCAATATTAGTTATCAATGTCAAAATGGCAGCAGTTTTCATAATTCAGTTGCTTACAACTTAATGTCAGGAGCATTAGAACCATTTGGAGATCCTCTGGATGATATAATTGAAAAGCTTAGACATATAGCTTTAGATGAGATCCACGAGGATACTAGGGAAAAAGCTAAAAATGCTATTGTTCCTTATGATGGAGGTGGTGTAATAGTTCCATATAAGGGAGAATTTGAGCTTGCCAAGAAACGACGCCGTCGCCCCAAGGTTGATCTGGATGCAGAAACATTTAGAGTATGGAATCTTTTGATGGGAACAGGAGGTAATGATAGCGTGGTGGAAAATGatagtgaaaaggagaagaattgGGAAGAAGAAAGGAATGTTTTCCATGGACGTGTAGATTCATTCATTGCTCGGATGCATCTAGTCCAAG GAGATAGGCGTTTTTCCAAGTGGAAAGGATCGGTTGTTGACTCAGTTGTTGGTGTTTTtcttacacaaaatgtttcagaTCATCTCTCAAG CTCTGCCTTCATGGCACTTGCTGCAAGATTTCCTTCAAAATCGAGTAGAAACAATGCAAAACCTCACGAGGAAAAGCGACGCACATGTACGGAAGTTCAAGAAGGGTGCACTGCATCCCTCAAATACTCCAGCAAATTGCAAGATCATATGTTGAGCAAAGAGTCATGTTGCGTAAATTCTCACGTGataatgggagaaaatgaaagctCTACCAGTAATGAATCATTTGGTTACAACACTAGAGGTGACAGTGCTGACTGTTCCAGAAAATGTGTTGACATGCATGAAGCAGTAGTTGGTTGTAAATCACCTAATAACAGCTTAGATATCACAGTTGCAATGATGAGAAGTAAAGGCTTAACAAAAGCTGAAGATAGATGGGCATTGAATGATGTGGCTTCATTAAGAAACTATATCATTACATCTCAAAACCCCTCAGAAAACCAAGTTCTGACAACTGACCAGATTGAATTAAACTCGCTTTCAAACTTCCAAGTAGAAGATATAATGACTGGAAGTATGCCCAACTGTGTAGGTTCTTCGAGTTCATTCACAAAGCTTTTGCAGATGGCAGAGAAAATTCTACCAGAAaattttcaagatggaatttgccAATGTACAGATAATGTTTCAGAAAAGAAAACATCACTCTTAGATCCATCATGCAACCTAGGCATGTCAACTTCTCCTGCTATGCCTTATTGTTTCAACAAATCCTCAAGATCTGAATTGGTGGATATGGGGAGTGCAACTGTAGCAAGTCATGAATGCAGATTAAATTATTCTTTGATGATAAATGCAAATGGAGACAAAATATTTGATTCTACAGGTGATTCTTCAGCAGTCACAACAGCTGAAGTTATTGTTCAGCAGAAGTTGGCATTCATTCCCAGAAATAAACTTGAAGATGATTCTGCATCAATAAGCAAGTGTCTTTTGCAGCCAGTTACAAGCTCAGAAGCAGAAGCATGCACTAGAAAGCAATTTTTTTGTCATAGTGACTTTCAGAAACAGGAAAAAGAGGCCTCAATAAGCAACTCCATTACACAGACGTACACACATGTAAAAAATCAGGATACAATCGAAATACAGCAAAGAGAAAATGCAAAGTTTCAGACTGAATGCACTGGTATAATTCAAGCTCAAATGCAGAATTTTGTTACTCAGCAAAATATTCAGAACTTTTATAACAAACAAAGAAATCAATTGGAAGTATCTGATGAAGTCAAAACAATTTTAGAGGATGAGGCATGCAATTTGCAGATAGTTTCAGATGAAACAACAAAAGTTGAattgaaagagaaaaaaataaaagataatactGAAAGAAAGGGAGCCTATGACTGGGACATCCTGAGAAAAAACATTCATCAAAATGGCACCAGAAAAGAGAGAACTAGGGACACATTGGACTCACTTGATTGGGAAGCAGTAAGGTGTGCAGAGGTAAATGAGATATCTGAAACCATTAGAGAGCGAGGAATGAACAACAAGCTAGCAGCGCGGATCAAG GATTTTCTCAATAGACTGGTGAAAGATCATGGTAGCATTGACCTTGAATGGTTAAAGGAAATTGAACCGGACCAAGCAAA GGACTACCTCCTGAGCATACGAGGACTGGGACTTAAAAGTGTTGAATGTGTGCGCCTTTTAACTCTCCAGCATCTGGCCTTCCCA GTTGACACAAATGTTGGCCGAATATGTGTGAGACTGGGATGGGTTCCACTACAACCCTTGCCTGAGTCGCTACAGTTGCATTTATTAGAGCT ATATCCCATGTTGGAGACCATTCAGAAGTACCTTTGGCCTCGCCTATGTAAGCTTGACCAGCGAACTTT GTATGAGCTACACTATCAAATGATTACATTCGGAAAG GTTTTTTGTACAAAAAGCAAGCCAAACTGCAACGCTTGTCCAATGAGGGCAGAGTGCAAACATTTTGCAAGTGCATTTGCCAG CGCAAGATTAGCACTTCCAGGACCAGAGGAGAAAAATTTAGTGATTTCAACGATGCCTCTTGCCTCAGAAATCAATTGTACAACAGATTTGCAAATGCTGCAGCTACCTCAATTTGAGGTCAATAGAAACCCAAAGGAAATAAATTGCTACAGTAGTTGTGAGCCTGTTGTTGAAGAACCATCAACGCCTGAAGCTGAAGAAATAACAACAGAAGAAAGTGCAATTGAAGATATCATTTATGAAAATCCTGATGAAATTCCTGAAATTAAGCTAAATTTTGAAGAGTTCACACAAAACCTACAGTATTACATGCAAGGACAATATTTGAAAGCTAATGGTGGTGATATATCAAAAGCTTTAATGGTAAGAAATCCAGAAGCCGCTTCTATTCCGATGCCAAAGCTCAAGAATGTCAGCCGCCTACGAACAGAGCACCATGT ATATGAACTTCCAGATTCACACCCTTTGTTGGAAGGA TTGTATCAAAGAGAACCTGACGATCCATCATCGTATCTCCTGGCTATATGGAGCCCAG GTGAGACGGCACAATCAACTGAACCACCAGAGGCATTCTGCAACTCCCAAGAAATGGGCAAGTTATGTGACAGGAAAACTTGTTTTGCTTGCAATAGCATACGAGAAGCAGAGGCACAAACAGTTAGGGGGACTATTTTG ATTCCATGTCGAACAGCAATGAGAGGAAGCTTTCCACTTAACGGCACCTATTTTCAAGTTAACGAG GTATTTGCTGATCATGATACCAGTTGTAACCCAATTGATGTTCCTAGGGAGTGGATATGGAACTTGCCAAGGAGGACAGTTTATTTTGGCACCTCAGTACCAACGATATTTAAGG GTCTAACAACTCAAGAAATACAACAATGCTTTTGGAGAG GATTTGTGTGTGTGAGAGGATTTGATCAAAGAACAAGAGCACCAAAGCCCCTCTATGCAAGATTCCACTTCCCAGCGAGTAAAGCACCCAGGAACAAGAAGATTGCTGCAGCAGAAGCAAGAAAAGAGTAG